acttatcatgcttatattgtccatatactagcgtcctATAATGAGCAGtgatcaattctctttaaattgcaaatcctgtgcaaaaagttactgatttcgcctgttttgtcatatcggttgtaaattcaatgaacaatgactttgctaaggagcgcttacaaattgatattttaatcacGAGCACATTGACTTACCTTAACCAATCTCCAGCATTCTGCAATCATAGCATATTGCACACGGTTTGCTACATATCCCCGTGGTTCCTTGTTGACTGTTACTGGTACTTGACCAACTTCTTCAAGTAATGCTCTTGTACGCCTGATTACATCAGGATCGGTCCATGGTGATGGAACCACTTCCACTAGAGGGACGTGGTATGGTGGGTTGAGCTgtaaatttcattaaaaataaaGAGTAATTTCGGTTTATTTTATGAACGTTTGGTTGTACGATTATGAAGAtttcattcatccaggtataaataactatgaaattattatcatctgatctactggacttacgtttttgtgagtggcaatatttcacatcctatctcggatgcatcatcaggccaactgatgttaaagcggcaaaagttcgttgacctgtgaagaggatgttacgtcacaggtcgaagatgagccaaACCTCTGAGGGATATCTTCTTTATCGCTGAACAATAGGCGCAAGGTGACGGTGAATCTAAACGCGGCAGGAACGTGACTATACCTTACGTATCTGGACTGTCGGAGAAACTTCGCAGAATTTTTAAAGATCAAGGAATTCCAGTGTCGTTCAAACCAAAGAACACCTTGCGGCAAGCGCTGgtccattcactcggtcggacatccgggaacattgtccccttcgtcccctttgtacaagcgcgcccatagcaaccagctcgagaaaggggaactgcacatgcgctgcacatgcgcacactggttttacaaggctatttcccctttgtgacgtcagcccgaccaagagaatcccaaggacaaacaaccAAAGGGCAAACAAAGCAACATTGTGTACGCAATTCAGTGCAAGGACAGTGGATGCGATGACCTTTACATAGGGGAgacctacaccacatttcgccaaaatacattctagaaacgcttgctgttagaataagaaaaattttaatgctaatttattgcacattctagggaagcgtggttacctttttaaaataaccgagtgagagggttttcaagaaaatatttttcctgtcaaaactgaagcatcctctgtataaaagaaaatatgaatattaactgcacatcatatttaacgattcgtgatacccaattgtggcacatttgatgtcgtttatgaggcagagaattttatctcaattttatatacgccaaaatattttttaattgaccaagaataaggatagaaaaacgttgaaaatcctatgtataaataacattagacccggcaaaagatcactgtttcgtttttatggtaatctaatcttttatttcctgaagaaacatttggggtctaaaatggattttttatgtaattgataaaaacatcgaacgtgtatacaagaaaaatggtaggttcctctatagtattttactgaccatggaaatgtactgacaccgtgagagcacgtgtcaaaatcgatatcatgtattgtccatatagacgcgcatttattatgtttattgtcagattaacaacaattgagcgctattaatacacattaatgtttttaggcaaataaaattctaaaatgtggtacgttttctgcttttgcttgtcacgtggtaggcctatattgaagttgcgattatatcatcaaataagtttcaaatggattccatcaagacaagtagccgagtggtctaaggcgctaggctcatagaccATATAAGCGCCGgcctgcgccgtgagttcgaaccccgtctctgccaaactttagaagaagcaaaattgacattttaattttttttaaatttcatattggggaaatgtgactgggagaatttatgtatggcgtggagtggtgtgggggAGACCAAACAGACTCTAGCGAAGCGCATGTACCAGCATAGGAGAGCTAGCACTGGTTGCGGAGACTCTGCGGTTTACTCGCACTTAGACAGCACTAATCATTCATTTGACAACAAGGACGTCAAGATATTAGATCgcgaaagcagatggtttgagagaggagtccatactgcagttactgtccgttttcctatacacaatacacagtgctctttcccattgacgcgtgacctctacaaatagccctacgttaaaagtatggggatatgactagttaacgtcgctgtgtgaaaaataaccggccaatattaaaagtactcttctagagTTCTAGAaaatactttggtgttttagttaatgttataggtaatagtacattgcctagttaacgtcgctgtgtgaaaaataaccggccaatattaaaagtactcttctaaaattctagacaatatagttttgtaacatgtcctaaatttttagctaatttaggtgtttggagagggtcgtacttttgtgttttaggaaggatatgtaaacgacagataacaccaaaaatatgaagaaattatttccaaaccgtgttaagtcaacaatcattatgttgctcattttcaagaatgctggtttacaaaaagcacgccattgtctcatttcgtgaacaaaagtacacataccattgtttcctttcgtttcctttataatcggttacccaactgaagctataatacgcaaactttattgcgatatcgcacatgaaaacagtcacatgtgcacagccagagaagatccgatttaatcagttgagctgtttcaatgagtgttatcttggtttaatagcttttaatggggttaagtcctgcaaaggtcgagatgaattctactgtagacatgactgcatcatgcaaggaagcgatttatgttaaacgggaggagccttcacttaataagggaggcgggctacgacacaacttggcaggggcctattgttcagcgataaagaagatccctcagaggtttggctcatcttcgacctgtgacgtaacatcctcttcacaggtcaacgaacttttgccgctttaacatcagttggcctgatgatgcatccgagataggatgtgaaatattgccactcacaaaaacgtaagtccagtagatcagattataataatttcataggaACGTTTGGTTGGTTATGCTGAAGATTGGTTGTTTTTCAATACAGCAGCAGACCCACCCTCCAAAAATGCATCAATCTAAATTAAGAAATTGCTTCATTTATAATCACagtcataaaaaaaacccactacttTGAGGGTCCTTGTTTGCATCTTAACAAGGGGtaaacacttgtataatggcattaaaaaacCATAAAAGTGAGTAACATTATAGCAAGGGAATTTCAAACTACTTTTATCATTGTTATGTTCgctaaaatgacccaggccaaaatcacctgctaccaaacacacaaacacgttatttaaaatataaaacaacttatgattatttattacttagtgcagtatggctgtcaatGAAATCACAATAAGAATACAATATGAGATCATACATAAATCAAACTTAGAATCACCACACAGATTTCCTTTTGCTATGGTTACTTATCAAAGCCGGAAGATTTTGATTGGCTGacgttctgatgagattcctttgatggtcGCAGTTCTTGATCGAAGATCCGGCAATGAACAAGATCCTTTCTACCCAGCGGAAACCCAAGGTCTACCACAGTTTCAGTACAAGTCCTGAAatcactatcctagctgctatgtTAGTGTTTTTCAAATATTTACCTTAAGCTCCTCTCTTGTAGATCACGTGAGCAAGctatctgctccacttgacagtcagataaccatgataacacacaacgttagtccagcaaaataccacagatCGTTGATAGAAATATTTCAGACTGTCACTTCTTTGAGTCAACAAGACAATCAAGCACCATTGGCtttcactaccgcctttggcATATTTTCTTCTCGccaacacacaagaaccgcgaaccgaagtttaaagacttcacacaattatggtaacttttgtaccacCACTGGCTAGCGTAAGTCTTAACAGAGTTTCCTGTTACAACTCCAATCTGCTGCCCCTTGTTTAATTACTCCCCAggccttatatatatatatatatcatttgtTACCATTCTAGAATAATCATCCACTAATTATAGCATATTACAGTATATTATATCATTTCTAAATATAgctcattacctcaacacaaaccaatcagaatcaTTCATCTGTGTAGTTGGTTAccgtaatagcgccaccactttaTATTGAAGTAATCATGATCATTCTAGTGGTTTACATTATGTATAATTGTTTACTAGCCTATGGTCAATAACGACAtatttatttttgcatgttttgcaaaaCCTCATCAtgtaattccaaaggtcaaatgcaaaacctcataagTAAAAAGTGGACCCCAATTACAAAATCTCATATGTAACgattttgccattttgtgtgAGACGCAAAAAACGGTTGAAAATTAACAGGATTTACATAAAACATGGTGTTGCTTTTGTGGTTGTTAGCTGTTGTTTACAGACACTTATGCAATTTACAGTTAAAAGGGAAGCACCAGAAGGTGTGTTGGGACATTTGTTTCATGTTGACACGCAAAAATagaatttgagcaaaattgcacatatgaggttttgtaattggggcccattttttacatatgaggtttgcatttgacctttggaattacaTACGAGGTTTTTCCACCCAGCGACGAAATTATGTCTATATTTTATTACTTACAGGATGACACACTACGCACTGATGTCGCCTTTTAACATCTTCTGTGAATTTAGATGGCTGTATACCAGAACAAGAACTAGCAAGTATAGTCTGGTCGTCAGCAAACTGTTCCATCTCAAGAAACACTTTGTTCTTTACTTCACAAACTTCTGGAACGCATTCctaaaaaattggtaaaaaccaATCAAACATAAAGAAAACGTATAATATATAGACACCTGGAGCTACCCGTGAGAGTGCGCTGTTTCGATTAAATTTCGGCTTTATGCTCGAAGTCAGTCCAACCGAATTTTCCTTTTTACTTAGGTCTGGTTTAGACTCGGTTCTCAGTCGTATGCCATTGACTCACTCCATTGGGACTGAGATACATCCCATATCATCTTCAGCGCAAGTAATCTTTGAGAACAAAAATCTAAATTACCAGGTTTGAAGTCAAATTTCGTGTTTAATATATAAAACACTCGGCTGAAACAAAATCAAGGAACAAATACCTTTTATTGTCCAAAAATCTACCGTCTAACTATCTTCGAGCGAATGGTTGTTGACGAAAAAGTACTGGCCATTGAAAATAactatttttgataaaaaaaattgtcaaaaataaacTGAAAGTACATAAAACTTGAGtcatgtttatcagggacagtctgtgtagctcagtggtcgGAGCCGTCACCCCGCAAgcaagaggtctggggttcaagtccccgcacaggcaggtatgttcggagtttttactctggtatatctgcctatgcatgtcatgtttccattattttgtaatttcatgtttaattgtgctagagtgcgatgcgtaattcttcttttccCTGTACATAAAATGCCTAATCTTAATAAATATCAGGGCTGCCAGCATGCCACAGGAGGAGCAGGGGGCAAGAATTCACAGAAGGGGCAGCTGCCTTCTTCTCCCCTTGGATACGTCACGTCACTACCACCTTAAGGTTATTGTATCTGCAATTCCAACCAACCTGAATATATTTCGCTCCTCTCACTGTCTCCTCAAGACTGGTGCTCCCTTTAATAAGGGTCATTTGTTCATCAGGAGATAGAGACCCTTTTAGCAAACCTTTAGATTGAAGGTCCTTGAGTTGTTCTTCAATGAATTTCAGCCCTTCAGTTATCTATTATAGTATACGAgaaatgttatgtattttttataCGGTAATATACCGGTACTATAATAACGCAAATTGCCTAATTAGAGAGTTGTTGCTTGGTGGTCCACCATCAccaattactggtattatttTGCTGTAATAGTGGCGGCGccggtcagaactcttgccctctgttgccccagtaaaaactcaaaattacgaaaatttagactttttgcggcaattttgcccaaaagttgttgattttgcccacccccctgaaattcacttttccccatgcccccaaaaaaaaaaaacaattcctggcgccgccaatgGCTGTAATATATAGTTCATTTGGAGCTAAGAAATCGGAACGAAATTTAATAAATGAGAGATTTTTATAATATCTCCGTGGTAAATCATTTCAAATCCCGACGGACTTAAATATTTGGGATTGAAATTTGAATCTACtagatttgaatttgaatcttgaTTTCGATATAAATTTTAGATTaaagttttaaataatattaatatgtttTAGATTGAAGTTTTGGGTGTGCGCTGGCTCTTTTGAAATAGATTGCACCACATGCATATCATGAGGATACAACAAGAATGTTATTGACTGCACTTGTTTAATATACATTGCTATTTTTGTCTAATTTACCTGCGACTGTTTGACGTCATAAATGACGACATTGTATCCAGCACTCGCAAATATCATGGCCCAACTACGTCCAATAAGACCACTACAACAAGAACATTGATAATAATGTCAATTTTATACAAAGTTGAAGATGGACATGGGTACAATCTTTTTTCTCTTGGTCGAAAGGATAGGACTAGTAGGCCTAACTATTATTCATCGGAAGTATAGCATTTTCACCTGATGATCTCTTGAACTTCAGTTTCGTATTTTTTATATGTGTGTGgggccttactgtgacctacccataaagGGGAGTACCAATGAACACTGCGTTAATGGGTTTTCAAATATGAgcttaatcacatttttcaaagatataaatttcatggtgttgaaaccgatcgtagtccaaacgttgataactttttttgccatttgcattattcattaatcatttgaataacaatggtcacggggtgaacacactccagcggattaacttaactatgcaagtgaataacctataccagagaagatgtaa
This DNA window, taken from Amphiura filiformis chromosome 16, Afil_fr2py, whole genome shotgun sequence, encodes the following:
- the LOC140172637 gene encoding lambda-crystallin-like, with protein sequence MATRSKEKISIVGSGLIGRSWAMIFASAGYNVVIYDVKQSQITEGLKFIEEQLKDLQSKGLLKGSLSPDEQMTLIKGSTSLEETVRGAKYIQECVPEVCEVKNKVFLEMEQFADDQTILASSCSGIQPSKFTEDVKRRHQCVVCHPLNPPYHVPLVEVVPSPWTDPDVIRRTRALLEEVGQVPVTVNKEPRGYVANRVQYAMIAECWRLVKDGVITVEDMDRVIWAGLGPRWAIIGPFEVMHLNAEGFGNNLERYGQLMRDAMDSMGPPPTFSGPEATKIVEELNQLIPLDKLEERRKRRDERLSAVAKLKKEMDNKGAEKQ